The following DNA comes from Ignavibacteriales bacterium.
AATCAGTAATTTCAGATTCAACAATGAAGCAGAATTTGAAACAAACAATTTCTTACATTTTTGAATTGAATGTAACAGATGTTGATGCTGACAAAGTTATGGACATCAAAATTAATTTGTCATCTGTTAATCTTACTGCGGATGCAAACGGACAAAAGATTACCTACCAATCCGGAACAAAAATGGATTCTTTGCAGAGATTGAAATTTTTAGAATATGAAGCTGTAGTAAATAATCCCTTTGCAATTAGATTAGATCAAAAAGGAGAAATATTGGAAATTTACCGTGTTGATAAAATCGTAAATAAATTTCTTACACTTCAGGGATTAAAAGATTCAGTTACAATCGAACAGAAGAAACAATTCCAAACAAATATTTCTGAAACCGCGCTTAAGCCTTTAATCCAGCAGATATTTAGAACTCTCCCAAAAAATAAGGTAGGGAAAGACTCTACCTGGACAAATCAATATACAACCCGGCTTGGAGTTTTTGAAATTGATAATATCGCCAAATACAAACTAACAGATTTTGCAAAATTAAATGATGAAAGGTTAGCAGTGGTTGATGCTGGATTAGATATTGTTGCAAGAGGAAAAAACAAAGTTTCTGAAAATGGTGTTAACTACGACTTTAAGAAACCGGAAGCAACTGGTTCTGGTACAATTTATTTTAATCTTAATAAAGGCTGTATTGAAAAATCAAAGACAAGCACCACATTAAAAATGTCTTTAACAATGAACATGCCTAAAACTCCACGTGGACCGATGAAAGCTACCCGTAACGATTTTATGCTTAACACAAACGTGTTGGAATTATTATAAACTTTGTGTCTGTGCTTTATCGTGTCTGTTGCAGAACTTGTCATTCTGAATGAAGCAAAGCGAGATGAATAATCTCTATACAAATAATTGCACTTACCGTTATCCGAGTGTGAACTTCTTCGCTCATAACATCGCTCAGAATGACATATCCGAGTTGTATAACCGACACTATCGATGTTATACACACAACGGATTAAAGTTCAGTTTTTTCAAGCACTCTCATTACCGGGTAAACATTCATTTCTTTATCAAAATATTTAGAATGCTGATAAAAGAAGTCTAATCGCTTGTTGGGATCTTTTCTGAATGATTCATCCTCATTTAATTTTTTCAAGAATTCTTTTTTAAGATCAGGATCATCCTCTGCCATCTTTCTCGCAATTGGTTCCATTGAGTAATCTTCAAAATATTCTTTTTGTTCAA
Coding sequences within:
- a CDS encoding DUF6263 family protein, which encodes MKKILIVIIASLLLISCGKKDKPEENKTTATPDTTGVLNTVKDDAPPKDVAISYQLLKDKKYTYRLTSISNTTQSVISDSTMKQNLKQTISYIFELNVTDVDADKVMDIKINLSSVNLTADANGQKITYQSGTKMDSLQRLKFLEYEAVVNNPFAIRLDQKGEILEIYRVDKIVNKFLTLQGLKDSVTIEQKKQFQTNISETALKPLIQQIFRTLPKNKVGKDSTWTNQYTTRLGVFEIDNIAKYKLTDFAKLNDERLAVVDAGLDIVARGKNKVSENGVNYDFKKPEATGSGTIYFNLNKGCIEKSKTSTTLKMSLTMNMPKTPRGPMKATRNDFMLNTNVLELL